The following proteins are co-located in the Polyangiaceae bacterium genome:
- a CDS encoding geranylgeranyl reductase family protein produces MTGPRTDADVLIIGAGPAGAAAGIAARRAGASVLVVDRARFPRDKTCGDAVSNHGVELCRELGALDEILAGPHAIVKRAAAVLPGGERIERDYAEPGLIAPRRHLDLALRNALLASGAELREGVAASGIVATPRDAHVVTATGRLYGRVLIAADGPGSLAWRLVPRPPKARSLAVARTLYLEGVTLGEAQTTSEHYFERFLPFGYGWCFPAVDGVCNVGVYQRADAYRRGGRHLGELLDQFLQAHPERFARARALGRPRTWPLPVASFAPPQAAPGLLCAGDAARLVDPFTGEGIWHALASGMLAGTHAARAAARGGLSAGNAAVYTAALARRVSLPAASRRALQLAMHWVLRSGLDESRALQGLLRWGYRGGVLEVAKRVSL; encoded by the coding sequence ATGACGGGACCCCGCACGGATGCAGACGTACTCATCATCGGCGCGGGTCCTGCGGGCGCGGCGGCGGGGATTGCGGCGCGGCGCGCGGGCGCGAGCGTGCTGGTGGTCGACCGCGCGCGCTTTCCGAGGGACAAGACTTGCGGCGACGCGGTCTCGAACCACGGCGTGGAGCTCTGTCGCGAGCTCGGCGCGCTGGACGAAATCCTCGCGGGCCCCCACGCCATCGTGAAGCGCGCGGCGGCGGTGCTGCCCGGGGGCGAACGCATCGAACGCGACTACGCGGAGCCCGGATTGATCGCACCGCGTCGACACCTCGACCTCGCGCTGCGCAATGCGCTGCTGGCGTCGGGAGCCGAGCTGCGCGAGGGCGTCGCCGCGAGCGGCATCGTGGCCACGCCGCGGGATGCGCACGTGGTCACCGCGACGGGTCGACTGTACGGTCGCGTGCTCATCGCAGCGGATGGTCCCGGTTCGCTCGCGTGGCGGCTGGTGCCTCGGCCGCCGAAGGCGCGCTCCTTGGCAGTGGCCCGCACGCTCTACCTCGAGGGCGTCACCCTCGGCGAAGCACAGACCACGAGCGAGCACTACTTCGAGCGATTTCTTCCCTTTGGTTATGGCTGGTGCTTTCCGGCGGTCGACGGCGTGTGCAACGTCGGCGTGTATCAGCGCGCCGATGCCTATCGTCGGGGCGGGCGTCATCTCGGCGAGCTGCTCGACCAGTTCTTGCAGGCGCACCCCGAGCGCTTCGCGCGCGCCCGGGCCCTGGGCCGTCCGCGAACCTGGCCCCTGCCCGTCGCGAGCTTCGCGCCGCCGCAAGCGGCACCGGGATTGCTCTGCGCAGGCGATGCGGCGCGCTTGGTCGATCCCTTCACTGGTGAAGGCATCTGGCACGCGCTCGCTTCGGGGATGCTGGCGGGGACCCACGCTGCTCGCGCCGCGGCGCGCGGGGGTCTCAGCGCAGGGAACGCGGCCGTGTATACGGCGGCCCTGGCTCGTCGCGTGTCGCTGCCCGCAGCCTCGCGACGCGCGCTGCAGCTCGCCATGCACTGGGTGCTGCGCTCGGGCCTCGACGAGAGTCGCGCGTTGCAGGGCTTGCTGCGCTGGGGCTATCGCGGCGGCGTGCTCGAAGTCGCCAAGCGCGTGTCGCTGTAG
- a CDS encoding helix-turn-helix domain-containing protein, with product MGDLRTDQVELTKERILDAAVEIIARDITELSIQEVVRLSGVSRPTVYRHFANVRAIVDAVGARYREQIGIDAVAQAKSLDEVLEAGRAVWARNSDEDERIRAVVAAIQAVQPPVPERIELVRSIVAAHGRGLDDEEREHTARILTILFSSAARNAFRTLLGIEHDEASDSVAWVARKLLEGDCRHARPSRPSHE from the coding sequence ATGGGTGACCTCCGGACCGACCAGGTCGAGTTGACCAAGGAGCGGATCCTCGACGCAGCGGTTGAGATCATCGCGCGCGACATCACCGAGCTATCCATCCAGGAGGTCGTGCGACTGAGCGGAGTCTCGCGACCCACCGTCTACCGTCACTTCGCCAATGTGCGCGCCATCGTCGACGCGGTGGGAGCACGCTACCGCGAGCAGATCGGCATCGACGCCGTCGCGCAGGCGAAAAGCCTCGACGAAGTGTTGGAAGCAGGCCGCGCCGTCTGGGCGCGCAACAGCGACGAAGACGAGCGTATCCGTGCGGTGGTCGCCGCGATCCAAGCCGTCCAGCCACCTGTGCCTGAGCGCATCGAGCTGGTCAGAAGCATCGTCGCCGCGCATGGCCGCGGACTGGACGACGAAGAGCGAGAGCACACGGCGCGGATTCTGACCATTCTCTTCAGCTCGGCCGCTCGCAATGCCTTCCGCACGCTGCTCGGCATCGAGCACGACGAGGCGTCTGACAGCGTGGCCTGGGTGGCCAGGAAGCTGCTCGAAGGAGACTGTCGCCACGCGCGGCCGAGCCGCCCTTCGCATGAGTAG
- a CDS encoding PEP/pyruvate-binding domain-containing protein, whose translation MSEVRWERPGPGTWKFDAAHCNHPLGRFFHSIYADAFEQGFAEGFEFVGAPLETVRHATINGWPFTSPQPIGGPAEAKGPPPKLLLTLLFAIVPSLRERTRRAEGLFAERPWRPLWDEWDESLAPRIARELDAEVRRIPADLDDAALATVLRDLAAHARRCLHRHFRNSAITAVTQGDYLVHCRRWAAVDAAEAARALAGFSDATQGPLDSYARIVEALAKDGALSVLNGESADLAERIASRSPTARRYLDAYLAEYGLHAVNGISVYDAVLEERPEIWHAALRARVAADTRADESARTRAASQDVAAGIRERVPRAHRSAWDEMLADARRAGAVREADVHLVARALGLCRRAMAEVGQRLVDRGRASERESAFDLTVQDAIAFLAGRGPSEAEIRRHTDERKGQARLRPPRFVGPPPQPPPIDRFPLAVARVVEASMAFLSRFEAEGDPIIGQGLAGHGVSRGVVEGVARVVRGPDDFERFRAGDILVARTTAAMFNVVLASASGVVTEIGGLVCHAAICAREFDIPGVVGVKGVLDAVPDGALVRVDGGAGTVTVLTQRAEVTPVSEQRSALPPSAKPRLRETPGELVTLDAARDRARFGGKACQLAELVAAAVAVPEGLALDAAFVEAIAAGDGVHRERLAHALAGIAGPWAVRSSCSSEDGYDSSYAGQFLTILGVSDLSTCGDAIGRVWASADGAGVRAYRRRMGLSGAMEMAVVVQRLVDAAVAGVLFGTSSGGHVVEASWGLGEAVVSGTVDPDRFTVSAAGMVVTEQVADKPTELRFDPSAGVVTRVVPASRRREPCLDREQLLALTQLAARCREWFGAPRDIEWAIDADRRLLCLQARPITRALTVE comes from the coding sequence GTGTCGGAGGTGCGATGGGAAAGACCAGGGCCGGGAACTTGGAAGTTCGATGCAGCCCACTGCAACCATCCCCTTGGACGCTTCTTTCACAGCATCTACGCCGATGCCTTCGAGCAGGGCTTCGCGGAGGGGTTCGAGTTCGTCGGAGCGCCGCTGGAGACGGTCCGCCACGCAACCATCAACGGCTGGCCCTTCACCTCACCGCAACCCATCGGTGGGCCTGCGGAGGCAAAAGGCCCCCCGCCCAAGCTGCTGCTGACGTTGCTGTTCGCGATCGTTCCCAGCCTGCGCGAACGCACGCGGCGAGCCGAAGGCCTCTTCGCGGAGCGTCCTTGGCGGCCCCTCTGGGACGAATGGGACGAGAGTCTCGCGCCCAGGATCGCGCGAGAACTGGATGCAGAGGTGCGCCGAATTCCAGCCGACCTCGACGACGCAGCACTCGCGACCGTGTTGCGCGACCTCGCCGCTCATGCGCGACGTTGCCTGCACCGCCACTTTCGCAACTCGGCAATCACCGCGGTCACCCAAGGCGACTATCTCGTTCACTGCAGGCGCTGGGCTGCGGTGGACGCCGCCGAGGCGGCTCGGGCGCTCGCAGGGTTCTCGGACGCGACCCAGGGCCCCCTCGACAGCTATGCTCGGATCGTCGAGGCCTTGGCCAAGGACGGCGCGCTATCCGTGCTGAACGGCGAATCGGCCGATCTCGCCGAGCGCATCGCATCACGCTCGCCCACCGCGCGGCGCTACCTCGACGCCTACCTCGCAGAGTATGGTCTCCATGCGGTCAACGGCATCAGCGTGTACGACGCCGTGCTCGAAGAGCGCCCAGAGATCTGGCATGCGGCGCTCCGAGCCCGAGTGGCGGCGGATACCAGAGCCGACGAGTCGGCGCGCACGCGAGCGGCGAGTCAGGACGTGGCGGCTGGCATCCGCGAGCGGGTTCCGCGTGCGCATCGATCCGCGTGGGACGAGATGCTTGCCGACGCACGCCGAGCGGGTGCGGTGCGGGAGGCAGACGTTCATTTGGTCGCACGTGCGTTGGGCCTCTGTCGCCGCGCAATGGCGGAAGTGGGGCAACGACTGGTCGATCGCGGACGCGCGAGCGAGCGCGAGAGCGCTTTCGATCTGACCGTCCAGGATGCAATCGCGTTCCTCGCAGGCCGGGGGCCGTCGGAAGCGGAGATCCGAAGGCACACCGACGAGCGCAAGGGCCAGGCTCGACTGCGGCCACCGAGGTTCGTCGGCCCCCCGCCGCAGCCGCCCCCCATCGATCGATTTCCGCTTGCCGTGGCGCGAGTGGTGGAAGCTTCCATGGCGTTCTTGTCTCGCTTCGAGGCAGAGGGCGATCCCATCATCGGGCAAGGTCTCGCAGGCCACGGGGTGAGCCGCGGCGTGGTAGAGGGGGTAGCCCGGGTGGTGCGCGGACCGGACGACTTCGAGCGCTTCCGGGCGGGGGACATCCTCGTCGCCCGCACTACTGCCGCCATGTTCAACGTGGTGCTCGCATCGGCGAGCGGCGTCGTCACCGAAATCGGCGGGCTCGTTTGCCATGCGGCCATCTGCGCCCGCGAGTTCGACATTCCTGGCGTCGTCGGCGTCAAAGGAGTTCTCGACGCGGTACCGGATGGCGCATTGGTACGCGTCGATGGCGGAGCAGGTACGGTTACTGTCCTTACCCAGCGTGCGGAAGTCACGCCAGTTTCCGAGCAACGGTCAGCGCTCCCGCCCTCCGCCAAGCCACGCCTGCGCGAAACGCCGGGAGAGCTCGTGACCCTCGACGCAGCCAGGGATCGCGCGCGCTTCGGTGGCAAGGCGTGCCAGCTCGCCGAGTTGGTCGCGGCCGCGGTTGCAGTGCCCGAGGGACTCGCGCTCGACGCAGCCTTCGTCGAAGCCATCGCGGCGGGCGACGGGGTCCACCGCGAGCGCCTCGCTCATGCCCTCGCGGGAATCGCGGGACCGTGGGCGGTGCGTTCCTCGTGTTCGAGCGAGGATGGATACGATTCGAGCTACGCAGGTCAGTTCCTGACGATCCTGGGAGTCAGCGACTTGTCGACGTGCGGCGATGCCATCGGGCGTGTGTGGGCGTCTGCAGATGGCGCGGGAGTGCGCGCCTACCGCCGGCGAATGGGTCTTTCGGGCGCGATGGAGATGGCCGTGGTGGTGCAACGCCTCGTGGATGCCGCGGTGGCGGGGGTCCTGTTCGGTACGAGTTCCGGAGGACACGTCGTAGAAGCGAGTTGGGGGCTGGGCGAGGCCGTCGTGTCCGGCACCGTCGATCCGGACCGTTTCACCGTGAGCGCGGCTGGAATGGTGGTGACGGAGCAAGTGGCAGACAAGCCCACGGAACTCCGATTCGATCCGTCCGCTGGCGTCGTCACCCGCGTCGTGCCTGCGAGCCGACGCCGTGAGCCGTGCTTGGACCGTGAACAGCTGCTCGCCCTGACCCAGCTCGCGGCTCGCTGCCGCGAGTGGTTCGGCGCACCGAGGGACATCGAATGGGCCATCGACGCCGATCGTCGACTGCTGTGTCTGCAGGCGCGGCCCATCACTCGCGCGCTAACAGTCGAGTGA
- a CDS encoding Uma2 family endonuclease, with product MSESQGLATVRYAVRRDADAWELPEVPVPESYEHDQLSERLVALLKAWRERTQLDALVTRNLAVRWVPQNAKVGVDPDVALVVPAPPLDEGLSSLCLWLPGHAAPRLAIEVVSKRHPYKDYRDIHEKYAASGIGELWILDPLGHGPKALGGPVPIQQWIRCDEAFDRVHFGSGPVYSEAIDAWLWSNPVRISDDRDGMNPWLTVSEMERAAKDAALAREDAERREKEVALEREETQRARAVAAEARIAELERRLGSKGGG from the coding sequence ATGTCGGAAAGCCAGGGATTGGCGACAGTGCGCTACGCCGTGCGGCGAGATGCGGATGCGTGGGAGCTACCGGAGGTTCCCGTGCCCGAGTCCTATGAACACGACCAGCTGTCGGAGCGTCTCGTCGCGCTACTCAAGGCCTGGAGGGAGCGCACTCAGCTCGACGCTCTGGTCACCCGAAACCTCGCCGTACGCTGGGTGCCTCAGAACGCGAAGGTAGGCGTGGATCCCGACGTCGCCCTGGTCGTCCCTGCGCCCCCGCTCGACGAAGGACTGTCGAGCCTATGCTTGTGGCTGCCGGGTCACGCTGCGCCTCGACTGGCGATCGAGGTGGTGAGCAAGCGTCATCCCTACAAGGACTACCGTGACATCCACGAGAAGTACGCGGCAAGTGGCATCGGTGAGCTGTGGATCCTGGACCCTTTGGGGCACGGTCCGAAGGCACTTGGAGGCCCCGTTCCGATCCAGCAGTGGATCCGGTGCGACGAGGCGTTCGATCGCGTGCACTTCGGCTCGGGTCCGGTCTACTCGGAAGCGATCGACGCTTGGCTGTGGTCGAACCCCGTGCGCATCAGCGACGATCGCGACGGAATGAATCCTTGGCTCACGGTGAGCGAGATGGAGCGAGCGGCGAAGGACGCCGCGCTGGCGCGCGAAGACGCCGAACGCCGGGAGAAGGAAGTCGCACTCGAGCGGGAAGAGACGCAGCGCGCCCGAGCGGTCGCGGCCGAGGCGCGCATCGCCGAGTTGGAGCGGCGTTTGGGGAGCAAAGGCGGCGGCTGA
- a CDS encoding UbiA family prenyltransferase: MLAYRLRHLEMANMFAAASLVLALRLPWREAALRMSFALLLNVLAYTTNDYYDAERDLAEGRAPEKTRYLLEHKPAALGAQWVIVVVLAAIALYVDPAMLLALVLGAGTCWAYSARLKALPLWDVLSMTVWGAAMPLCAVPLARTEGLLLLGQLALFSTCFELLQVLRDRPTDAPAGIRTTAVALGASTTEIVFRAAAVVSALYGMLFVHTTFAILLFAGAAVPVRSNPERGWNLARLAFGIAWLGFTATLWLTGRTTGML; encoded by the coding sequence GTGCTGGCTTATCGCTTGCGGCACCTGGAGATGGCGAACATGTTCGCCGCGGCGTCCTTGGTGCTCGCCTTGCGCTTGCCTTGGCGCGAGGCAGCGCTGCGCATGAGCTTCGCATTGCTGCTCAATGTCTTGGCCTACACCACCAATGACTACTACGACGCCGAGCGCGACCTGGCCGAGGGACGCGCTCCGGAGAAAACACGCTATCTGCTCGAGCACAAGCCGGCAGCTCTCGGTGCGCAATGGGTGATCGTGGTCGTACTGGCTGCGATCGCTCTGTACGTGGATCCTGCAATGCTGTTGGCGCTGGTGCTCGGGGCCGGCACCTGCTGGGCCTATTCGGCGCGGCTCAAGGCGCTGCCGCTGTGGGACGTGCTGTCGATGACGGTGTGGGGCGCCGCGATGCCGCTTTGCGCAGTGCCTCTGGCGCGAACCGAAGGGCTGCTGCTGCTGGGCCAGCTCGCGCTCTTCTCCACTTGTTTCGAGCTATTGCAAGTGCTGCGCGACCGCCCGACGGACGCTCCGGCCGGGATCCGCACCACGGCCGTCGCGCTCGGTGCGAGCACGACGGAGATCGTGTTTCGCGCTGCGGCCGTAGTCTCCGCGCTCTACGGTATGCTGTTCGTACACACCACTTTCGCCATCTTGCTGTTTGCGGGCGCGGCGGTGCCGGTGCGATCCAATCCCGAGCGCGGTTGGAATCTCGCGCGCCTCGCTTTCGGCATTGCCTGGCTCGGCTTCACCGCCACCCTCTGGCTCACCGGACGCACCACCGGGATGCTGTGA
- a CDS encoding glycosyltransferase family 39 protein encodes MRRAAHPRTSGSERRMTLMARLRRLAESPTMPWLAAALAIVLSWPSLRSGFATEDFMFRVATQKPFDLAHVNLFDAQDVRGGVRAAQTVGSLPWIAPPDFHISFWRPLTSLTHHFDYRLFRDSPWVAHVHSLLWYVIAIFAVGAMLRRWVTPRWAASLATLWWAIDDAHGHAVGWISNRHVILGTAFAAGSLWLMARAEASRRRRDVILSAAAFGVALLCSESALGAWGFLLAQLLLWQETRAGLRALLPHAVITAAWLATFIGLGHGARGSGLYIDPRVEPLAYLLALPERVGVLLLGTLGMPSAETWHGASTAAVALLALGGFAALALVATCSGGGRRAVVLGVGLVLSLLPAAATFPSDRLSFLPGIGALGLAAWVVYQASRHPSALGRIVAGFSLVIHTVIAPLTFPSKSLTMAALHRDVIRASDSAYAATPAEARGLVVLDSPNFYFCKLLREVRWARGLPAAPIACLSGSTDVRFERVDPNALRVTAAHGFLTHPFNRLYRDARHPLRAGQKLFTGALGVEIERVDAQGEPIQVVFRFLVPLEDPRFAWVAFDHGVYRRVEPPAVGHSMTSVTAR; translated from the coding sequence TTGCGCCGCGCTGCTCACCCGCGCACGAGCGGCAGCGAGCGGCGCATGACGCTGATGGCGCGCTTGCGGCGGCTCGCGGAATCCCCCACGATGCCGTGGCTCGCGGCGGCCCTCGCGATTGTCCTCAGCTGGCCAAGCCTACGCTCGGGATTTGCCACCGAGGACTTCATGTTTCGCGTCGCGACGCAAAAGCCCTTCGACCTGGCGCACGTGAACCTGTTCGACGCGCAAGATGTGAGGGGCGGCGTGCGCGCAGCGCAGACCGTTGGCTCGTTGCCCTGGATCGCGCCGCCGGACTTCCACATTTCGTTCTGGCGCCCGCTGACGTCCCTGACGCACCACTTCGACTATCGGCTGTTCCGCGATTCGCCGTGGGTCGCGCACGTGCATTCCTTGCTTTGGTACGTGATCGCGATCTTCGCCGTTGGCGCAATGCTTCGACGTTGGGTGACGCCGCGCTGGGCCGCAAGCTTGGCCACCCTGTGGTGGGCCATCGATGACGCACACGGCCACGCAGTGGGTTGGATCAGCAATCGCCACGTGATCCTGGGCACCGCTTTCGCGGCGGGCTCGCTGTGGCTGATGGCACGCGCCGAAGCGTCGCGACGTCGGCGCGACGTCATCCTCTCCGCGGCGGCGTTTGGCGTGGCCCTGTTGTGCAGCGAGTCCGCTCTCGGGGCCTGGGGCTTCCTCCTGGCGCAGCTGCTGCTTTGGCAAGAGACACGCGCTGGCCTGCGCGCGCTGTTGCCGCACGCGGTGATCACCGCCGCTTGGCTCGCGACGTTCATTGGCCTGGGTCATGGTGCTCGGGGCAGTGGGCTGTACATCGATCCGCGCGTGGAGCCCTTGGCTTATCTGCTCGCGCTGCCGGAGCGGGTCGGCGTGTTGCTGCTCGGGACGCTCGGCATGCCGTCGGCCGAGACTTGGCATGGCGCGAGCACGGCAGCGGTGGCGTTGCTCGCGCTGGGCGGCTTTGCGGCACTGGCACTCGTCGCGACGTGCAGCGGTGGCGGTCGCCGCGCGGTGGTACTGGGCGTCGGGCTCGTGCTGTCGCTCCTACCCGCGGCAGCGACCTTCCCCAGCGATCGCTTGAGCTTTCTGCCCGGCATCGGTGCGCTGGGACTCGCCGCATGGGTCGTCTACCAAGCCTCGCGACACCCGAGCGCCCTAGGGCGCATCGTCGCGGGGTTTTCCTTGGTCATACACACCGTCATCGCGCCCCTGACGTTCCCGAGCAAGAGCTTGACGATGGCGGCGCTGCATCGCGACGTGATCCGCGCCAGCGACTCCGCCTACGCGGCCACGCCCGCCGAGGCGCGCGGCTTGGTGGTTCTCGACTCGCCCAACTTCTACTTCTGCAAGTTGCTGCGCGAGGTGCGCTGGGCACGCGGTCTTCCTGCGGCTCCCATCGCATGCCTGAGCGGAAGCACCGACGTTCGATTCGAGCGCGTGGATCCCAACGCACTGCGGGTCACTGCCGCTCACGGATTTCTCACACATCCCTTCAACCGCCTATACCGCGATGCGCGCCATCCACTGCGTGCCGGGCAGAAGCTCTTCACCGGCGCCTTGGGCGTCGAGATTGAACGCGTCGACGCCCAGGGCGAACCGATCCAGGTCGTCTTCCGCTTCTTGGTCCCCCTGGAAGATCCGCGGTTCGCCTGGGTCGCGTTCGACCACGGCGTGTACCGCCGAGTCGAGCCACCCGCGGTCGGCCACAGCATGACGTCTGTGACTGCGCGGTGA
- a CDS encoding GAF domain-containing protein has product MASDRSRGGQSDSPPRDLQREREQFLQNFTKGGRLSEEFVTELERVRTRLEALEAENAELRAQVEADLAVRQLLEKIDHLEREKQELLSRTHKAEAVSTEFSERFQEVESEFANLANLFVASNQLHASLSPRGVMRRVKEVLAQLVGAERYCVYLADRERGELVPVAHEGLRADELSNQPLSDGPLGASFSSGEAGVDEERDPSQGEVQRPAAVIPLAVDDQVVGVIAIFSTLAQKTKFDTIDFELFKLLGQHAASALVSASLYSQADRKMPGLEAFLDLSV; this is encoded by the coding sequence ATGGCTTCGGATCGATCCCGTGGAGGGCAGAGTGATTCCCCGCCTCGAGACCTGCAGCGCGAGCGCGAGCAGTTCTTGCAGAACTTCACCAAGGGTGGGCGGCTCAGTGAGGAGTTCGTGACCGAACTCGAACGGGTCCGCACGCGCTTGGAGGCGCTGGAGGCGGAAAACGCCGAGCTGCGCGCGCAGGTCGAGGCCGATCTCGCCGTGCGGCAGCTCTTGGAGAAGATCGATCACCTGGAGCGAGAGAAGCAAGAACTGCTGTCGCGTACTCACAAGGCGGAAGCGGTGTCCACGGAGTTTTCCGAACGCTTTCAGGAAGTGGAGTCCGAGTTCGCCAATCTCGCGAATCTGTTCGTCGCCAGCAATCAATTGCACGCGAGCCTGTCGCCGCGCGGCGTGATGCGTCGGGTCAAGGAAGTCCTCGCGCAGCTCGTGGGAGCCGAGCGCTACTGCGTGTACCTGGCGGACCGGGAGCGCGGCGAGCTGGTGCCGGTCGCTCACGAGGGCCTGCGCGCGGACGAGCTTTCGAACCAGCCTCTGAGCGACGGACCGCTGGGGGCCAGCTTTTCCAGCGGCGAAGCGGGGGTGGACGAAGAGCGGGACCCGAGCCAAGGCGAAGTGCAGCGCCCCGCTGCGGTGATTCCCTTGGCCGTGGACGATCAGGTGGTCGGGGTGATCGCCATCTTCTCGACCCTCGCGCAAAAGACGAAGTTCGACACCATCGACTTCGAGCTGTTCAAGCTGCTCGGACAGCACGCGGCATCGGCGCTGGTGAGCGCGAGTCTCTACTCCCAGGCCGACCGAAAGATGCCCGGGCTCGAAGCTTTTCTCGACCTCAGTGTGTGA
- a CDS encoding response regulator, whose protein sequence is MAEYSCLIVEDSPMMRQLLVFALARVKNLRVTEADDGVDGLRKLASARYDIIVTDINMPIMDGLKLVKRVRSDPVHKDTPIVIITTEGSQEDRQRALQLGANAYITKPIQAPQVIATVKELLKID, encoded by the coding sequence ATGGCTGAATATTCCTGCTTGATTGTCGAAGACTCGCCGATGATGCGCCAACTGTTGGTGTTCGCTTTGGCGCGGGTGAAGAACTTGCGCGTCACCGAGGCCGACGATGGCGTCGATGGTCTACGCAAGCTTGCCAGCGCCCGCTACGACATCATCGTCACGGACATCAACATGCCAATCATGGACGGCTTGAAGTTGGTCAAGCGCGTACGCAGCGATCCGGTGCACAAAGACACCCCGATTGTCATCATCACCACCGAGGGCTCGCAGGAGGACCGCCAGCGGGCCCTGCAGCTCGGCGCCAATGCCTACATCACGAAGCCCATCCAGGCGCCTCAGGTCATCGCCACCGTCAAAGAGCTGCTGAAGATCGACTGA
- a CDS encoding phosphoribosylanthranilate isomerase, with translation MATHSMPEQGQGSVALWVKICGVRRLQDVEAVRASGADAIGFNLVPASPRFIPEAALGPLFDAARDLERVAVVADRSQVELFELLERFAFDRVQLHGHESAELLANLDARFYKAVRIADAADVARAQSMPGERVLVDASVPGMLGGSGRQLDVALLPGLVAARRVVLAGGLTPDNVSAAVRAVRPFGVDVASGVETAPGEKDAARVRAFVAAARGA, from the coding sequence GTGGCGACGCATAGTATGCCAGAGCAAGGTCAGGGTTCGGTGGCTTTGTGGGTGAAGATCTGTGGGGTGCGTCGCTTGCAGGACGTCGAGGCCGTGCGCGCGTCCGGCGCGGACGCCATTGGCTTCAACCTGGTTCCTGCATCACCCCGCTTCATCCCTGAGGCAGCGCTTGGGCCCCTGTTCGACGCAGCGCGTGATCTGGAGCGGGTGGCGGTCGTGGCCGATCGCTCACAGGTGGAGCTGTTCGAGTTGCTGGAGCGCTTCGCCTTCGATCGCGTTCAGCTGCACGGCCATGAGTCAGCCGAGCTCTTGGCGAACCTCGACGCACGGTTTTACAAGGCCGTGCGCATCGCAGACGCCGCCGATGTCGCAAGGGCGCAGAGCATGCCCGGTGAGCGCGTCCTGGTCGATGCTTCCGTTCCCGGAATGCTGGGTGGCAGCGGGCGGCAGCTGGATGTTGCTCTTTTGCCAGGCTTGGTTGCGGCAAGGCGCGTGGTGTTGGCTGGCGGACTCACCCCTGACAACGTCAGCGCCGCCGTGAGGGCGGTGCGGCCCTTTGGTGTGGACGTGGCCAGCGGTGTCGAGACTGCCCCCGGGGAAAAGGACGCGGCACGCGTGCGCGCCTTCGTGGCGGCTGCGCGTGGGGCGTAG